In Spinacia oleracea cultivar Varoflay chromosome 5, BTI_SOV_V1, whole genome shotgun sequence, a single window of DNA contains:
- the LOC110789381 gene encoding uncharacterized protein: MGRYRRTVSFPNPPTPHIRPAAKGYHVRSASLPCIRSHPLIPQLRDEVNELRAWERAQSGPGSGSIVDGLARLKGVLDSLDDVLQLPLTQDSLSNKTNVVEKLLEDFLRFVDVYGIFRASMLGLKEEVSAAQVALRRKDDSKIGLFIKAQKKIATEVGKLITAIGSVPEQPPVSPSVVAVSDYDDELGYVIRDVNRLTASVSEAVFVSVSGFSGRRPTWASFGLGRKARKEEQGLIEEFQKVIGGVENWLELRKNNNKKKNSSNTNNNEEEVMRMGLLKGMQELEDCIGELERESERVFRSLISTRVSLLNILTHA, encoded by the coding sequence ATGGGAAGATACCGTCGTACAGTTTCGTTTCCGAACCCGCCCACGCCGCACATCCGCCCCGCTGCTAAAGGCTACCACGTCCGGTCTGCCTCCCTCCCCTGCATTCGATCCCACCCGTTGATCCCTCAGCTCCGAGACGAGGTTAACGAGCTTCGGGCATGGGAACGGGCCCAATCCGGGCCTGGATCGGGCTCCATTGTAGACGGGTTGGCCCGTTTGAAGGGTGTCTTAGACTCCCTTGACGATGTCCTCCAGCTGCCCCTGACACAGGACTCTCTTTCTAACAAAACCAACGTCGTTGAGAAGCTTCTAGAAGATTTTCTCCGGTTTGTAGACGTGTATGGTATATTCCGGGCCTCAATGTTGGGCCTAAAGGAGGAAGTTTCCGCTGCACAAGTTGCCCTCCGTAGGAAGGATGACTCCAAGATTGGCCTATTCATCAAGGCCCAAAAGAAAATAGCTACTGAAGTTGGCAAGCTAATCACCGCCATCGGCTCAGTCCCGGAACAACCACCCGTCAGCCCCTCCGTCGTTGCGGTGTCCGACTACGACGACGAGCTCGGTTATGTGATCAGGGACGTGAACCGGCTAACGGCTTCCGTTTCCGAGGCCGTCTTCGTGTCGGTTTCGGGCTTTTCGGGCCGAAGGCCCACATGGGCTAGCTTTGGGCTCGGGAGGAAGGCAAGAAAGGAAGAACAAGGGTTGATTGAGGAGTTTCAAAAGGTGATAGGAGGAGTGGAAAATTGGTTAGAGttgagaaaaaataataataagaagaaaaatagtagtaatactaataataatgaGGAGGAAGTAATGAGAATGGGATTGTTAAAGGGAATGCAAGAATTGGAGGATTGTATTGGAGAACTAGAAAGAGAGAGTGAAAGAGTGTTTAGGAGTTTGATTAGCACAAGAGTTTCACTCCTAAACATCCTAACTCATGCATAG